A region of the Candidatus Methylomirabilota bacterium genome:
CACCCCGAGGAGCTCCTGGGCCCCGGCGGAGTCGAGGGGGTCGAGACGAAGCTGCGTGAACGAGGTCTTGCTGCCCCAGGGCAGCTGATACTCGGGCCTACAGTTGACGAGCATCCCGATGCGCGCCGTGGCCAGCTTCTCGACGAGGGTGTCGAGGAACGCCTCGGTTTCCCGATCCACCCAGTGCAGGTCCTCCAGCACGACGAGGAGGGGCTGCTCCTGGCTCTCCCGAAGGAGGAGTCGCCGAACGGCCTCGCCGATCTGCGCGCGCCGCTGAGGTGGATCGAGCTCCGCCCAGTGCGCATCCTGGACGGGAATGTCCAGCAGGGCGAGGAGGGGAGCCGCGTACTCGGCGAAGCGGGGATCGAGGGCGACGAGCCGATCGGTGACTTTTTCCCGGATCGTCGTCGCATCGTCCCGATCATCGACCTGGAAATAGACCTGCAGGAGGCGGCGCAGGGGCAGATAGGGCGTCCCCGTCGCATAGGACAGGGCGCTCGCCTCGAGCACGCGCCAGCCCGCGAGCTCGGGCGAGCGGGTGACTTCCCACACCAGGCGCGACTTGCCGACGCCCGGCTCTCCCACGAGCGCGGCGAGCTGGCCATGCCCTTGCTGGGCGCGAAGCAGGGTGGCGACGACCGCCTCGTACTCCTCGCGGCGTCCCACGAAGCGCGTCAACCCTCGCGCGGCCGCCGCGTGGAAGCGGAGACGCGCGGGCGTCACACCCGTGAGCTCGAAGACCTCGACGGGCTCCGACATCCCCCGGATGGGGACAGGCCCCAGTGCGCGCGTCTCGAAGAACCCCTCGGCGAGGCGGATGGTGGCGGCCGCGCAGAGCGCGGTACCCGGCTTGGCGAGCTTCTCCAGCCGCGCGGCGAGATTCGTGGTCTGACCGATCGCGGTGTAGTCCATGTCGAGATCGGATCCGATGGACCGTACGAGCACGTCGCCGGAGTTCAGCCCGACGCGGATCTGGAGCGGGATACCGTGACGGCGCTGGACCTCGTCTCCGTGCCGCGCGATGTGATCCAGCATGCGGAGGGCCGCGTAGCCCGCGCGGAGGGCGTGGTCCTCGAGGGCCAGCGGCGCGCCGAACAGCGCCATGATCCCGTCGCCGAGCACCTGATTGACGATGCCTTCGTAGGCGTGGACGGCTTCCATCATCAGCTCGATGACGGGATCGAGCAGGCGCCGCGCGTCCTCGGGATCGCGGTCCATCAAGAGCTCCATCGAGCTCTTGATGTCGGCGAAGAGCACGGTGACCTGCTTGCGCTCGCCCTGCATCGCGCTGCGCGACGTGAGGATGCGATCGGTCAGATGATTCGGCGTGTACCCCCGTCTCGGCCCGAAGCGGGCCGGGGCCCCGGCAAGCGAGGGGACGCCGGCGAGTGGCGCGCCGCACATGTCGCAGAAGCGGTTTTCCGGGGCGCACTTGGCCCCGCAGACCGGGCAGGCTCCGCCCAGGATCGCCCCGCAGTCGCGGCAGAACGCCGCGGTCGGACGGTTGTCGGTGCTGCAGCGTGTGCAGATCATGGGACGCTCGCCGCGAGCCGACCCGGCGTGGGCCGGGCCGGCCGGCGCAGATCCGACCTACTGTCCGGGCGCCTTGTAGAGAACCCGGGTGCTCGCCGCGCTCGCCATCGCCCCCATCATCTGCGGCCAGGGAAGGATGCGGGTGGTCTTGAAGGCCGAGACGGCGCCGCCCGCGCTGATCGCGAGGGCGAAAGCGGCCGCGGCTTGATCGTCGGGGAAGGCCACCAGCAGCACGACGTCGTAGTCCCCGAACGCGCCGAACTTCTCCTTCGGGGTCGGGTCGACGTCGCACTCGAACGTGATCGTCGCGATGCATCCGCGCAGCTTGTAGATGAGGTCCTTCACGGCGGCCACGCGATTGCGCTCGTTGGCCCCCGCCTTGAGCAGGGTGTCCCACGCGGCGGACGTGTAGGAGAACTGGATCAGGTAGTACTGCTGCGCGGACGCAGCAGCAGTCGCGGTGCGCTTCCCGGGCTTCGGCTTGGCGGCCATGAGGGGTGTGCCTCCTTGATCGGCTCCGATGATCTGCCGGCCATCACGCCCAGGCCGAGGTGGGGCTCGGCGCAGACGGCGAAGGGACTACACCACAGCTACACGTGAGGAGCAAGGGCGGCGAGCGGGGCCGCCCTCACTTGCGGCTCGCTCCCGGTCCAGGAGCCTTCTTCGTGGTTCCACCTCCGCTGCCCGTCGTCTCCTTTGTCCCCCCCTTGCCGGCGCCGCGGTACTCGTCGAGGATCGTCTTGACCTCCTCGGGCGATTTGGCATCCACCAGCCGCTGCATGAGGTCGACCGGCCTGCCAAGCTCGACCCGCTCGATTGGCGCCGGTCCCTTGACCCCAGGGTCGGGGCCGCCTCCCGCGCCCTGCCCGTCGACCACGACGAACCAGACGACCGAGGCGCCGATGGCGACGTGTTTCATCGCCTGGGCGAAGTTGGTGAGGGCGCTGCTGCGCAGCTCCCACGTTTCCGCCTTGAGCTTCTCCTCCTCGGCCTCCAGCTTTTTGACCTCCGCGCGATCCTTCTGCAGGCCGACGACGTCGCGCACCGTCGTCTTCGGCGCGCGCTCGACCACCGAGCGCGCGAGACGGATCCGGGAGCCGGTGAATTGCGCGGCGGCCGTGTCCGCCATCTTCGTGGCGAGGTCCGCCGCATCGGTGTCCATCTCCCCGCGCGTCTTCCGCGCCCGGGTTCGCACGAACAGCTTCTTGAAGAACGAGCCTTCGAGATCCGGGTACTCGAGCACAACGTCGTAGTCGTAGGCATCCAGGACGCCGGCGAGCGCCCGCAGCACCGGCCACGGGGGACCGCTGCCCGCCGGGACATCCAGGTAGAGACACACCGGCAAGACTCGGTGCATCGTCACGTCATCGAAGGCGGACGCGTAGCTCGCTGCGAAGAGATGTTCGTAGAGCGCGGTGGTGAGCGGGCTCGGGGCGTGCTCGTATCCTGGTAAGATGGCGGGCGCCGCCGATGCACCGGGAGTGAGGGGCAACGGCATCGTGTAGACCGTCGGCCATCCGCGCATCATCTTCCGGATGAGGTCCTCGGGACGGGTCGATTTCGACGCCTCGCCGAAGCTGAATTTTTCGAATGCGCCGAGCTGGTTGGCTAGTCTTTGGATCTCCTGCGGCGACAGATAGTATTCAGGCACAGCCACAGCCTCCTCTTACGTCGTCAACATGGACTACGGGCAGCGCCTCGCCGATCATGCGCCCGAAGACCACCATCTCCGGGCTGGTCTTGCGATAGGCGTCCAGCGCCGTGAGCACCGCTTGGAAGTCCGAGGCGGGCGGCATCGCGGGGGCGGCGGGGAACGGGGGCAGCATCGCGAATACCGCGGGGATCTCGGCGTCCACCGCCTCGAGAAGCCGGCGGAAGGCCGCGCCGGTGTCGCCATCGTCCATCCGCTGGCGCAGCAGCGTGGCCACGTGGGCGAAGAAGCCGGGCCAGCCAGCGAGCATCCGGTAGAGCCCGGCCACGAAGGGCTGGCCGTCTACCGTGGTGCCGAGCGAGGTTAGGAGCGCGCGCGGCGCGGCGGGCAGCGCGGCCGGATCCACGAGGGCGGGCAGCGCGCCCAGGTCGGGCGGTGGCGCCCATGGCGCGC
Encoded here:
- a CDS encoding GYD domain-containing protein, which gives rise to MAAKPKPGKRTATAAASAQQYYLIQFSYTSAAWDTLLKAGANERNRVAAVKDLIYKLRGCIATITFECDVDPTPKEKFGAFGDYDVVLLVAFPDDQAAAAFALAISAGGAVSAFKTTRILPWPQMMGAMASAASTRVLYKAPGQ